In Nocardia asteroides, a single genomic region encodes these proteins:
- a CDS encoding epoxide hydrolase family protein, translated as MSTIEEFRIDIPQPDVDDLIARLGATRYPAELPGVGWSYGIPTSYVRELAEYWRGGFDWRAQERALNDIPQFVTEIDGQRLHFAHIRSAVPDATPLVLVHGWPFADFRAVIGPLTDPVAHGGTERDAFHLVIPTLPGFGFSGPTGVAGAAATERSAVLIAELMTRLGYERFGAQGGDAGSFIAPELGRIAPERLLGVHLNDPITIPAWDDDGSGYSDADREKLAALQDWSGNDTSGYAGIHSTRPQTLAPAITDSPAGLLAWTLDVVHTYMDPAHELPDQAIDRDALLTAISVLWFTGTAGSSLLLYKESESWGAALQNSGVPTGVAVFPSGKSVVRGIAEKQNTVVHWSEFDRGGHFAPMETPDLLIQDLRAFFGGLPAA; from the coding sequence ATGAGCACCATCGAGGAATTCCGGATCGACATCCCGCAGCCCGACGTCGACGACCTGATCGCCCGGCTCGGCGCCACCCGGTACCCCGCCGAGCTGCCCGGCGTCGGCTGGAGCTACGGCATCCCGACGAGCTACGTCCGGGAGCTGGCCGAGTACTGGCGCGGCGGGTTCGACTGGCGCGCACAGGAGCGCGCGCTCAACGACATTCCGCAGTTCGTCACCGAAATCGACGGGCAGCGGCTGCATTTCGCGCACATCAGGTCGGCGGTGCCGGACGCGACCCCGCTGGTCCTGGTGCACGGCTGGCCGTTCGCCGACTTCCGCGCGGTGATCGGCCCGCTCACCGACCCGGTCGCGCACGGCGGCACCGAGCGTGACGCCTTCCACCTGGTGATCCCGACCCTGCCCGGCTTCGGCTTCTCCGGGCCGACGGGTGTAGCGGGTGCGGCCGCGACCGAGCGCTCGGCGGTGCTGATCGCCGAACTCATGACCCGGCTCGGCTATGAGCGGTTCGGCGCGCAGGGCGGCGACGCCGGCTCGTTCATCGCGCCGGAACTCGGCCGGATCGCGCCCGAGCGGCTGCTAGGCGTGCACCTCAACGACCCGATCACCATCCCCGCCTGGGACGACGACGGCTCCGGCTACTCCGACGCCGACCGCGAGAAGCTGGCCGCCCTCCAGGACTGGAGCGGCAACGACACCTCCGGCTACGCGGGCATCCACTCCACCCGCCCGCAGACCCTCGCCCCCGCGATCACCGACTCACCCGCCGGGCTGCTCGCCTGGACCCTCGACGTCGTGCACACCTACATGGACCCCGCGCACGAGCTGCCGGATCAGGCCATCGACCGGGACGCGCTGCTCACCGCGATCAGCGTGCTGTGGTTCACCGGCACCGCGGGCTCCTCGCTGCTGCTCTACAAGGAGTCCGAGTCCTGGGGCGCCGCCCTGCAGAATTCCGGCGTTCCCACCGGCGTCGCGGTCTTCCCGAGCGGCAAGTCCGTCGTGCGCGGGATCGCGGAGAAGCAGAACACCGTCGTGCACTGGTCGGAGTTCGACCGCGGCGGCCACTTCGCCCCCATGGAGACCCCCGACCTGCTGATCCAGGACCTGCGGGCCTTCTTCGGCGGCCTCCCCGCGGCGTAG
- a CDS encoding RNA polymerase sigma-70 factor, whose amino-acid sequence MTDTDPHTETFVSHRNLLFTVAYEILGSASDAEDVLQESWLRWAEVELGAVVDQRAYLVRIVTRQALNRLRTLGRRRESYVGPWLPEPLLTAPDIAADVELADSVSMAMLLVLETLGPTERAVFVLREVFAFDYAEIAAAVGKTQAAVRQIAHRARGHVTARRPRGTVSAEQTRSVLDAFRRAASTGDLRGLLDLLAPDVLLVGDGGGIVQALPRPVRGADRVARVLTSAKVTAVVGLLEPTTANGWPALALRVDGVIDTVLSIHVEAGRITGIYAVRNPEKLSHMTRANPLTTW is encoded by the coding sequence GTGACCGACACCGACCCGCACACCGAGACCTTCGTATCGCACCGCAACCTGCTGTTCACCGTGGCCTACGAGATCCTCGGCTCGGCGAGCGACGCGGAGGACGTGCTGCAGGAGAGCTGGCTGCGCTGGGCCGAGGTGGAGCTGGGCGCGGTCGTGGACCAGCGCGCCTACCTGGTGCGGATCGTCACCAGGCAGGCGCTGAACCGGCTGCGCACGCTGGGCAGGCGCAGGGAGTCCTACGTCGGGCCGTGGCTGCCGGAGCCGCTGCTCACCGCCCCGGATATCGCCGCCGACGTGGAGCTCGCGGACAGCGTCTCGATGGCCATGCTGCTGGTGCTGGAGACGCTCGGCCCGACCGAGCGCGCGGTATTCGTACTGCGCGAGGTGTTCGCGTTCGACTACGCCGAGATCGCCGCCGCGGTCGGGAAGACGCAGGCGGCGGTGCGCCAGATCGCGCACCGGGCGCGCGGGCACGTCACCGCGCGCAGGCCGCGCGGCACAGTCTCGGCCGAGCAGACCCGCTCGGTGCTGGACGCTTTCCGGCGCGCGGCGAGCACCGGTGACCTGCGCGGGCTGCTCGACCTGCTCGCCCCGGACGTGCTGCTGGTCGGCGACGGCGGCGGTATCGTCCAGGCCCTGCCGCGGCCGGTGCGTGGTGCGGATCGAGTAGCCCGGGTGCTGACGTCGGCCAAGGTCACGGCGGTCGTCGGACTGCTGGAGCCGACAACTGCCAATGGCTGGCCCGCGCTGGCGCTCCGGGTGGACGGCGTCATCGACACGGTGCTCTCGATCCACGTCGAGGCGGGCCGGATCACCGGCATCTACGCCGTGCGCAACCCGGAGAAGCTCTCCCACATGACCCGCGCCAATCCGCTCACAACGTGGTGA
- a CDS encoding DoxX family protein, protein MNLILWIVAALLAAVALAGGATKTFVPIRTLAAAPGGRWTGKTHPRAVRTLGVLELLAAAGLILPAVLDIAPVLVPVTALCWVLLMLGAMTTHYRYREALPIALNALYLVLAGLLVWGRFGPYAF, encoded by the coding sequence ATGAACCTCATCCTCTGGATCGTCGCCGCACTGCTCGCCGCGGTGGCACTGGCAGGCGGGGCGACCAAGACCTTCGTGCCGATCCGGACACTGGCCGCCGCTCCCGGCGGTCGGTGGACCGGCAAGACCCACCCCCGTGCCGTCCGAACCCTCGGCGTGCTGGAACTGCTCGCGGCCGCCGGACTGATCCTGCCCGCGGTCCTGGACATCGCGCCCGTACTGGTGCCGGTCACCGCCCTGTGCTGGGTGCTGCTCATGCTCGGCGCGATGACCACGCACTACCGGTACCGCGAAGCTCTGCCCATCGCGTTGAACGCGCTCTATCTCGTGCTGGCCGGGCTCCTGGTCTGGGGACGCTTCGGCCCGTACGCCTTCTGA
- a CDS encoding cobyric acid synthase: MTPGGALLVAGTTSDAGKSVVVAGLCLALARRGVRVAPFKAQNMSNNSVVTLDGGEIGRAQALQARACGLEPSVRFNPILLKPGGDHRSQLVVRGKAVDTVGARDYFRHRTALREVVADELAALRADFDAVICEGAGSPAEINLRATDLANMGLARAAGLPVIVVGDIDRGGVLAHLFGTVAVLEPDDQRLIAGFLVNKFRGDVELLRPGLDQLAALTGRRTLGVLPYAEELWLDAEDSLGTVADAPVGRPAPPRGREWLSVAAIRLPRISNSTDVEALACEPGTAVRWVTEPSRLAGADLVVLPGSKATVDDLAWLRRTGLADALKTRAAEGKPILGVCGGYQMLGGRIVDPVESGAGAVPGLGLLDLEVTFADPKVLRRSAGRERASLIPVHGYEIHHGRVTRTGDPAWLELEGQPEGSVRGAIWGTHLHGLLECDELRRGWLRAVAAAAGRTGFEPAAEVSVAALRTAQLDLLADLVTEHADLPALERLLADGPPAGLPVIGSGLTAPC; encoded by the coding sequence GTGACGCCCGGCGGCGCGCTGCTCGTCGCCGGGACCACCTCGGACGCGGGCAAGAGCGTCGTCGTCGCCGGGCTGTGCCTGGCACTGGCCCGCCGCGGGGTCCGGGTGGCGCCGTTCAAGGCGCAGAACATGTCCAACAACTCGGTTGTCACGCTGGACGGCGGGGAGATCGGCCGGGCGCAGGCGCTGCAGGCCCGCGCCTGCGGGCTGGAACCGAGCGTGCGGTTCAACCCGATCCTGCTCAAGCCGGGCGGTGACCACCGCTCCCAGTTGGTGGTGCGCGGCAAGGCCGTCGACACCGTCGGCGCGCGCGACTACTTCCGGCACCGGACCGCGCTGCGCGAGGTCGTTGCCGACGAACTCGCCGCCCTCCGCGCCGATTTCGACGCGGTGATCTGCGAGGGCGCCGGCTCGCCCGCCGAGATCAACCTGCGCGCCACCGATCTCGCCAACATGGGGCTGGCCCGCGCGGCCGGGCTGCCGGTGATCGTGGTCGGTGACATCGACCGCGGCGGGGTGCTCGCCCACCTGTTCGGCACCGTCGCCGTGCTCGAGCCCGACGACCAGCGGCTCATCGCGGGCTTCCTGGTGAACAAGTTCCGCGGCGACGTCGAGCTGCTCCGCCCCGGGCTGGACCAGCTCGCCGCGCTCACCGGCCGCCGCACGCTCGGCGTGCTGCCCTACGCCGAGGAGCTCTGGCTGGACGCCGAGGACTCGCTCGGCACCGTCGCCGACGCCCCGGTCGGCCGCCCGGCCCCGCCGCGCGGCCGGGAGTGGCTGTCGGTCGCCGCGATCCGGCTCCCGCGCATCTCCAACTCCACCGACGTGGAGGCGCTCGCCTGCGAACCGGGCACCGCGGTGCGCTGGGTGACCGAGCCATCCCGGCTCGCCGGTGCCGACCTCGTGGTGCTCCCCGGCAGCAAGGCCACCGTCGACGACCTGGCCTGGCTGCGCCGCACCGGTCTCGCCGACGCCCTGAAGACCAGGGCGGCCGAGGGGAAGCCGATCCTCGGGGTGTGCGGCGGGTACCAGATGCTCGGCGGCCGGATCGTCGACCCGGTGGAGTCCGGCGCGGGCGCGGTGCCCGGGCTCGGGCTGCTCGACCTCGAGGTCACCTTCGCCGACCCGAAGGTGCTGCGGCGCAGCGCCGGGCGGGAACGTGCGTCGCTGATCCCTGTGCACGGCTACGAGATCCACCACGGCCGGGTCACCCGGACCGGCGACCCCGCCTGGCTGGAGCTGGAAGGGCAGCCGGAAGGCAGTGTCCGCGGCGCGATCTGGGGCACCCACCTGCACGGGCTGCTGGAGTGCGACGAGCTGCGCCGCGGCTGGCTGCGCGCCGTCGCCGCGGCGGCGGGCCGCACCGGCTTCGAACCGGCGGCCGAGGTCTCGGTGGCCGCGCTGCGCACCGCCCAGCTCGACCTGCTCGCCGACCTGGTGACCGAGCACGCCGACCTGCCCGCGCTGGAGCGGCTGCTCGCCGACGGCCCGCCCGCCGGGCTGCCGGTGATCGGCAGCGGGCTCACCGCACCCTGTTGA
- a CDS encoding oxygenase MpaB family protein, which translates to MNSLRHSILSTMENIGGRHDDPAVYGGPAGDPGLCGPDSVSWKIHSDLASVMGAATGAIVMELLHPSVMAGVSQMSNYREDPFRRARTTLGYVLTTTFGNTDAATGLIEQVKRIHGYINGTRPDGTPFDALDPTLLTWVHICIPWMILRSYERYRAPLTTAEKNRYLAEQAVIGRMGGGRDVPESMAELQDYVEAMRPHLAVTEQTLEFFEFLMTAPLLPVRAPGPLDRALHAYVAHAGMSLTPEWVQRLTGFHHSQPVHNLLFAPYLHGNPALTRWVVGEPPYYRLAKARATGAPAPRTAAAAPIGR; encoded by the coding sequence ATGAACAGCCTCAGGCACAGCATCCTGTCCACGATGGAGAACATCGGCGGCCGCCACGACGATCCGGCGGTCTACGGCGGCCCCGCCGGTGATCCCGGGCTCTGCGGCCCCGACAGCGTGTCGTGGAAGATCCACAGCGACCTCGCCTCGGTCATGGGGGCCGCGACCGGCGCGATCGTCATGGAGTTGCTGCACCCCTCGGTCATGGCCGGTGTGTCGCAGATGTCGAACTACCGCGAGGACCCGTTCCGGCGCGCCCGCACCACCCTCGGCTACGTGCTGACCACCACCTTCGGCAACACCGATGCCGCGACCGGGCTCATCGAGCAGGTCAAGCGCATCCACGGCTATATCAACGGCACCCGGCCCGACGGAACCCCCTTCGACGCTCTCGACCCGACACTGCTGACCTGGGTGCACATCTGCATCCCGTGGATGATCCTGCGCAGCTACGAGCGCTACCGGGCACCGCTCACCACCGCCGAGAAGAACCGCTACCTCGCCGAGCAGGCCGTCATCGGGCGCATGGGCGGCGGGCGCGACGTCCCCGAGTCGATGGCCGAACTCCAGGATTACGTCGAAGCGATGCGCCCGCACCTGGCCGTGACCGAACAGACCCTGGAATTCTTCGAGTTCCTGATGACCGCGCCGCTGCTGCCGGTGCGCGCCCCCGGACCGCTGGATCGCGCACTGCACGCCTACGTCGCGCACGCGGGAATGAGCCTGACCCCCGAGTGGGTCCAGCGGCTGACCGGCTTCCACCACTCCCAGCCCGTGCACAACCTGCTCTTCGCTCCCTACCTGCACGGCAATCCCGCGCTCACCCGATGGGTCGTCGGCGAGCCGCCGTACTACCGTCTGGCCAAAGCCCGCGCGACCGGCGCGCCCGCGCCGCGGACCGCCGCCGCGGCACCGATCGGCCGATGA
- a CDS encoding LLM class flavin-dependent oxidoreductase, with product MELGLTTFAERYPADGRPAPSAAERLRQVVDEAVATEAAGLDVYGVGEHHRVDFAASAPAVVLAAIAARTERIQLTSAVTVLSSADPVRVYQDFATLDGLSNGRAELMAGRGSFTESFPLFGYDLADYDQLFDEKLALLLKLRDEEPVTWQGEFRAPLDKAIVYPRTDNRPLPVWIAVGGSPESVARAGLLGLPLAIAIIGGEPARFKPLVDLYHRALAEGGHERQPVAVHAHGYLADSEEAAISEFWEPYTRAMNVIGRERGWGRMTRAQFDAMRGPEGSLFLGTPDVVAEKIAGVRDTLGLDRFMLHTSVGTLPPEKVHHAIELLGAKVAPQLR from the coding sequence GTGGAACTGGGACTCACCACCTTCGCCGAACGCTATCCGGCCGACGGCCGCCCGGCGCCGAGCGCCGCCGAACGGCTGCGCCAGGTCGTGGACGAGGCCGTCGCCACCGAGGCCGCCGGGCTCGACGTCTACGGCGTCGGCGAGCACCACCGGGTCGACTTCGCCGCCTCCGCCCCCGCCGTCGTGCTCGCCGCCATCGCCGCGCGCACCGAGCGCATCCAGCTCACCAGCGCGGTCACCGTGCTCAGCTCCGCCGACCCGGTCCGCGTCTACCAGGACTTCGCCACCCTCGACGGGCTGTCCAACGGCCGCGCCGAACTCATGGCCGGGCGCGGCTCCTTCACCGAGTCGTTCCCGCTCTTCGGCTACGACCTGGCCGACTACGACCAGCTCTTCGACGAGAAACTCGCCCTGCTGCTGAAGCTCCGCGACGAGGAGCCGGTCACCTGGCAGGGCGAGTTCCGCGCCCCGCTGGACAAGGCGATCGTCTACCCGCGCACCGACAACCGGCCCCTCCCGGTCTGGATCGCCGTCGGCGGCAGCCCCGAATCCGTCGCCCGCGCAGGACTTCTCGGCCTCCCGCTGGCCATCGCCATCATCGGCGGCGAACCCGCCCGCTTCAAGCCGCTGGTCGACCTCTACCACCGCGCCCTCGCCGAAGGCGGGCACGAGCGCCAGCCCGTCGCGGTGCACGCGCACGGCTACCTCGCCGACTCCGAAGAGGCCGCGATCAGCGAATTCTGGGAGCCCTACACCCGCGCCATGAACGTCATCGGCCGCGAACGCGGCTGGGGCCGGATGACCCGCGCCCAATTCGACGCCATGCGCGGCCCGGAGGGCTCACTCTTCCTCGGCACACCGGACGTGGTCGCCGAGAAGATCGCCGGTGTCCGCGACACCCTCGGGCTCGACCGCTTCATGCTGCACACCAGCGTCGGCACCCTGCCCCCGGAGAAGGTGCACCACGCCATCGAGCTGCTCGGCGCGAAGGTGGCCCCGCAGCTGCGCTGA
- a CDS encoding PucR family transcriptional regulator, producing MRTSSPCATRELRIAGMPAAGYLRHDPRLSHQLLGHVAGGVAPRGATMPCGASRREAAEVIRGCLELVAVALQGGPAAEVPERLRARIGDWASEGVDLEAVQHATHLGFRFVLELLGTRATGADSRALVVAGQRLAEVLDRLVTAFTGSYLRELRAQGTARDDAGGRMASALIAGEAGSAQLRGSGFPIADAYAVLAFGVATETPDDRAVRDEREERRRLRRMRLELAAGPGGPPPALLAAGGGTVLLAQDLPTEAPAAELLDGIQRAAGVPLLGTVVHARTGEVPAATRDAHQLLDLAQRLHRPAGLYRMADLAVEYQITRPGPGRRRLAAVLDPLRAQPELLNTLVVHLRNDRNRQRTSRTLHIHANTIDHRMRRIAQHTGLDPMNLDGLWYLRAALVANTYETGAGPVPIPELPAATG from the coding sequence ATGCGGACGAGCAGCCCGTGCGCGACCCGGGAACTCAGGATCGCCGGAATGCCCGCCGCGGGCTACCTGCGCCACGACCCCCGGCTCTCGCACCAGCTACTCGGGCACGTCGCCGGCGGCGTCGCGCCGCGCGGGGCGACCATGCCGTGCGGGGCGTCCCGGCGCGAGGCCGCCGAGGTGATCCGGGGGTGCCTGGAGCTGGTGGCGGTCGCGCTGCAGGGCGGCCCGGCCGCCGAGGTGCCGGAGCGGTTGCGCGCCCGGATCGGCGACTGGGCATCCGAGGGCGTCGACCTGGAGGCGGTGCAGCACGCGACCCACCTCGGCTTCCGCTTCGTGCTCGAGCTGCTCGGCACCCGCGCCACCGGCGCGGACAGCAGGGCCCTTGTGGTGGCCGGGCAGCGGCTGGCCGAGGTGCTCGACCGCCTCGTCACCGCCTTCACCGGCAGCTACCTGCGCGAACTGCGGGCGCAGGGCACCGCGCGGGACGACGCGGGCGGCCGGATGGCGAGCGCGCTGATCGCGGGCGAGGCAGGTTCGGCGCAGCTCCGCGGCAGCGGCTTCCCGATCGCGGACGCCTACGCGGTGCTCGCGTTCGGCGTCGCCACCGAGACGCCGGACGACCGCGCGGTCCGCGACGAGCGCGAGGAGCGGCGCAGGCTGCGCCGGATGCGGCTGGAGCTGGCCGCCGGGCCCGGCGGCCCGCCGCCCGCGCTGCTCGCCGCCGGGGGCGGCACCGTGCTGCTCGCCCAGGACCTGCCGACGGAGGCTCCCGCCGCCGAACTGCTCGACGGAATACAGCGTGCAGCAGGCGTCCCGCTGCTCGGCACCGTCGTGCACGCGCGCACCGGCGAGGTGCCCGCCGCCACCAGGGACGCGCACCAGCTGCTCGACCTCGCCCAGCGCCTGCACCGCCCGGCCGGGCTCTACCGGATGGCCGATCTGGCGGTGGAGTACCAGATCACCCGCCCCGGCCCGGGCAGGCGCAGGCTGGCCGCGGTGCTCGACCCGCTGCGCGCACAGCCGGAGCTGCTGAACACCCTCGTCGTGCACCTGCGCAACGACCGCAACCGGCAGCGCACCTCGCGCACGCTGCACATCCACGCCAACACCATCGACCACCGGATGCGCCGGATCGCGCAGCACACCGGACTGGACCCGATGAACCTGGACGGGCTCTGGTACCTGCGGGCGGCCCTGGTGGCGAACACCTACGAGACCGGGGCGGGCCCGGTGCCGATCCCGGAGCTGCCCGCCGCGACCGGCTGA
- a CDS encoding MmcQ/YjbR family DNA-binding protein yields MADRPARVDDVHRIAAAMPHTTRVEGGRGNAVYQVGGKSFVFFRTPRPDAVDPETGEKYDDVIVLWVESEADKLALIQDPGTPFFSTTHFDGHPSVLVRGSEIGRIGLAELTEIVQDAWLSRASARRGRAWLESRL; encoded by the coding sequence ATGGCCGACCGCCCCGCCCGCGTCGACGACGTGCACCGGATCGCCGCCGCCATGCCGCACACCACCCGCGTCGAAGGCGGGCGGGGCAATGCCGTCTACCAGGTCGGCGGCAAATCCTTCGTCTTCTTCCGCACTCCGCGCCCGGACGCCGTCGACCCGGAGACCGGGGAGAAGTACGACGACGTCATCGTGCTCTGGGTGGAGTCCGAGGCCGACAAACTGGCCCTGATCCAGGACCCGGGCACGCCCTTCTTCAGCACCACGCACTTCGACGGCCACCCGTCGGTGCTGGTGCGCGGCAGCGAGATCGGCCGGATCGGGCTGGCCGAGCTCACCGAGATCGTGCAGGACGCCTGGCTCTCCCGCGCCTCCGCGCGGCGGGGGCGGGCGTGGCTGGAGTCCAGGCTGTAG
- the map gene encoding type I methionyl aminopeptidase: protein MSVRTRQPLVPGTLSPEREVPHAIERPEYVGKRTAVEGSEPWVQTPETIEKMRLASRIAARALAEAGKAVAPGVTTDELDRIAHEYMIDNGAYPSTLGYKGFPKSCCTSLNEVICHGIPDSTVIQDGDIVNIDVTAYIDGVHGDTNATYLAGEVDEEVRLLVERTEEATMRAIKAVRPGRALNVVGRVIESYANRFGYGVVRDFTGHGVGPTFHNGLVVLHYDQPAVETIIEPGMTFTIEPMINLGGIDYEVWNDGWTVVTKDRRWTAQFEHTLVVTETGAEILTLP, encoded by the coding sequence ATGTCCGTGCGCACTCGCCAGCCCCTCGTTCCCGGCACGCTCTCGCCCGAGCGGGAGGTGCCGCACGCCATCGAGCGCCCCGAGTACGTGGGCAAGCGGACGGCCGTCGAGGGCTCCGAGCCCTGGGTGCAGACGCCGGAGACCATCGAGAAGATGCGGCTCGCCTCCCGGATCGCGGCGCGGGCGCTGGCCGAGGCGGGTAAGGCAGTCGCCCCCGGCGTCACCACCGACGAGCTGGACCGGATCGCGCACGAGTACATGATCGACAACGGCGCCTACCCCTCCACCCTCGGCTACAAGGGCTTCCCCAAGTCCTGCTGCACCTCGCTGAACGAGGTGATCTGCCACGGCATCCCGGACTCCACCGTGATCCAGGACGGCGACATCGTGAACATCGACGTCACCGCCTACATCGACGGCGTGCACGGCGACACCAACGCCACCTACCTGGCAGGCGAGGTCGACGAGGAGGTCAGGCTGCTGGTGGAGCGCACCGAGGAGGCCACCATGCGGGCGATCAAGGCGGTCCGGCCGGGCCGCGCGCTGAACGTCGTCGGCCGGGTGATCGAGTCCTACGCCAACCGCTTCGGCTACGGCGTCGTCCGCGACTTCACCGGCCACGGCGTCGGCCCGACCTTCCACAACGGCCTGGTGGTGCTGCACTACGACCAGCCCGCCGTGGAGACGATCATCGAGCCGGGGATGACCTTCACCATCGAGCCCATGATCAACCTCGGCGGCATCGACTACGAGGTCTGGAACGACGGCTGGACCGTGGTCACCAAGGACCGGCGCTGGACCGCGCAGTTCGAGCACACCCTCGTGGTCACCGAGACCGGCGCCGAGATCCTCACCCTGCCGTGA
- a CDS encoding MerR family transcriptional regulator, with protein MTGREYRVAELAEAAAVPVRTVRYYQERGLLAPPERRGRNAFYGETHLERLRLIADLLARGHSLEGIADLLTSAEQGGGVSELLGFESAAATAWGDGEVTLDLPQMLERFGDQVTPQAIAEAVALGYLRLEGDQFVYTSSRLLAGASALVATGIPLSAILAVSWELEAAFDRMAFAFVQIFRTHLVSKVLEHPSPAELHQLAETLAALRPSVRQIADEHLARAMDRRIGIDLPEVSQQISRATGE; from the coding sequence ATGACCGGCAGGGAGTACCGGGTCGCCGAACTCGCGGAGGCAGCGGCGGTACCGGTGCGGACGGTGCGCTACTACCAGGAGCGCGGCCTGCTCGCGCCGCCCGAGCGCAGGGGCCGGAACGCCTTCTACGGCGAAACGCACCTGGAGCGGCTGCGGCTGATCGCCGACCTGCTCGCCCGCGGACACAGCCTTGAGGGCATCGCCGACCTGCTGACCAGCGCCGAACAGGGTGGTGGCGTCTCCGAGCTGCTCGGCTTCGAGTCGGCGGCCGCGACGGCGTGGGGCGACGGGGAGGTCACGCTCGACCTGCCGCAGATGCTGGAGCGGTTCGGCGACCAGGTGACGCCGCAGGCCATCGCCGAGGCGGTCGCGCTCGGCTACCTGCGCCTGGAGGGCGACCAGTTCGTGTACACCAGCTCGCGGCTTCTGGCGGGGGCATCCGCACTGGTGGCGACCGGTATCCCGCTGTCCGCCATCCTCGCGGTGAGCTGGGAGCTCGAGGCGGCCTTCGACCGGATGGCCTTCGCCTTCGTGCAGATCTTCCGCACGCACCTGGTGAGCAAGGTGCTCGAGCACCCCTCCCCCGCCGAGCTGCACCAGCTCGCCGAGACCCTGGCCGCGCTGCGCCCCAGCGTCCGGCAGATCGCGGACGAGCACCTGGCGCGGGCCATGGATCGGCGGATCGGGATCGACCTGCCGGAGGTGTCCCAGCAGATCAGCCGGGCCACCGGCGAGTAG
- a CDS encoding TetR/AcrR family transcriptional regulator, with the protein MTRDPIALPEPLGHATVPADPAAERILDAAVAETAAVGVERLRMEDVVRRSGLGRTTVYRRFPSRDELIRALVTRETQHFLAAVAAGMDQVDRPSDRVVEALLAAVSFAGEHPILRRLARTAPGSVVELAGNPGTEFLTTGAAFIARHLHGEGQGPPGREARWVADVFARLFLTYLALPPADPDMGSEAGLRAFARGVLTPMAERVTPASPADERGSEPRTDPEPS; encoded by the coding sequence ATGACCCGCGACCCGATCGCACTGCCGGAGCCGCTCGGCCACGCCACCGTGCCTGCCGATCCCGCGGCCGAACGCATCCTCGACGCCGCCGTCGCCGAAACCGCCGCCGTCGGTGTGGAGCGGCTCCGAATGGAGGACGTCGTACGCCGCAGCGGCCTCGGCCGCACCACCGTCTACCGCCGCTTCCCCAGCCGCGACGAACTGATCCGAGCACTGGTCACCCGCGAGACCCAGCACTTCCTCGCCGCGGTCGCCGCGGGCATGGACCAGGTCGACCGCCCCAGCGACCGCGTGGTCGAGGCGCTCCTGGCCGCGGTCTCCTTCGCCGGCGAGCACCCGATACTGCGGCGCCTCGCCCGGACCGCGCCCGGCAGCGTTGTCGAACTCGCCGGGAACCCCGGCACCGAATTCCTCACCACCGGGGCGGCATTCATCGCCCGGCACCTGCACGGCGAAGGCCAGGGGCCACCCGGCCGCGAGGCGCGCTGGGTCGCCGATGTCTTCGCCCGCCTGTTCCTCACCTACCTCGCCCTGCCCCCCGCCGACCCGGACATGGGCAGCGAAGCCGGACTCCGCGCCTTCGCCCGGGGCGTGCTGACCCCCATGGCCGAACGCGTCACCCCGGCCTCACCCGCTGACGAACGCGGAAGCGAGCCGCGCACCGATCCGGAGCCGTCCTAG